From Verrucomicrobia bacterium S94, the proteins below share one genomic window:
- the metE gene encoding 5-methyltetrahydropteroyltriglutamate--homocysteine S-methyltransferase — MKSHILGFPRIGSQRELKFAIEAYWRRACSESELLLRTEQIKLQNWTVQQKAGLDYVCTGDFSLYDHVLDVSRMIGAVPARFQTPGLSELDIYFNMARGNAEAGIAPMEMTKWFDTNYHYIVPEIEADMQLAYSSDTLVRETEAALKQGFRPKPVVVGPLTYLALAKAAEGVNKWDALDAITGVYSTLLEKLSGLTDCIQLDEPILCTDLPTEIRERAEQTYAVLRSHARHTRLLLGTYFGGLNENLDLTARLPVDVLHIDLVRAPGQLDDVLTKWPEHKDLSLGLIDGRNIWKADLAELLKQIVKAKPTRHTDQLWIGSSCSLLHTPVSLEPETDLLPELKAWMAFAVEKCSEVKTLTLAAQGCNVNEELLENKKIISSRKNSPLSLDFEVRKRVEQVDARMCRRARPFAERKKCQQARLNLPLLPTTTIGSFPQTKEIRNIRKAFRNGDCDQSAYTQAMQQEICSVIQEQELAGLDVLVHGEPERNDMVEYFGQQMNGFCFSQYGWVQSYGSRCVKPPIIYGDVSRPAPMTLDWIQYAQSQTEKPLKGMLTGPVTMLCWSFVRDDLPRAAVCRQIALAIRDEVLDLEKAGIGMIQIDEAAFREGLPIRKDEQEEYLNWAVENFRLATSGVRDETQIHTHMCYSEFNTILQEIAAMDADVISIEASRSDMELLQAFETFHYPNDIGPGVWDIHSPRVPSVTEIRTLIENALKVIPKEQLWINPDCGLKTRGWPETRQALRNMVEATTAVRKILQ, encoded by the coding sequence ATGAAAAGTCACATCCTCGGCTTTCCGCGCATTGGAAGCCAAAGAGAACTCAAATTCGCCATCGAAGCCTACTGGCGGAGAGCGTGCTCGGAATCCGAACTGCTGCTGCGGACCGAACAGATTAAACTGCAGAACTGGACGGTACAGCAGAAGGCCGGCCTTGACTATGTCTGCACCGGCGATTTTTCGCTCTACGACCACGTCCTGGATGTCAGCCGGATGATCGGCGCGGTTCCCGCCCGTTTTCAGACGCCCGGTCTTTCTGAGCTGGACATCTACTTCAACATGGCCCGCGGCAATGCCGAAGCCGGCATTGCGCCCATGGAAATGACGAAGTGGTTCGACACCAACTATCATTACATCGTCCCCGAAATTGAAGCCGATATGCAGCTCGCCTATTCTTCCGACACGCTGGTCCGGGAGACTGAAGCCGCGCTGAAACAGGGCTTCCGACCGAAACCCGTTGTGGTTGGACCGCTGACCTATCTGGCACTGGCCAAAGCGGCCGAAGGGGTCAATAAATGGGACGCACTCGATGCCATAACCGGGGTTTACAGTACACTGCTTGAAAAACTGTCCGGACTGACCGACTGCATCCAGCTGGATGAACCGATTCTCTGCACCGACCTGCCGACGGAAATCCGGGAGCGGGCGGAACAGACCTACGCAGTACTGCGCTCGCACGCCCGGCATACCAGACTGCTCCTTGGCACCTATTTCGGCGGACTGAATGAAAATCTCGACCTGACCGCCCGCCTGCCGGTGGATGTACTGCATATTGATCTGGTGCGTGCACCCGGCCAGCTGGACGATGTACTGACAAAGTGGCCGGAACACAAAGATCTGTCACTTGGACTCATTGACGGACGCAACATCTGGAAAGCCGATTTAGCAGAGTTACTTAAACAGATCGTAAAAGCCAAACCGACCAGACACACCGACCAGCTATGGATCGGAAGCTCCTGTTCACTACTGCACACTCCGGTGTCACTGGAACCGGAAACCGACCTGTTGCCGGAACTGAAAGCGTGGATGGCCTTCGCCGTCGAAAAGTGCAGCGAAGTGAAAACATTAACCCTGGCCGCACAGGGCTGTAATGTGAACGAAGAACTGCTGGAAAACAAAAAGATCATCAGCTCCCGTAAAAACAGTCCCCTCTCTCTGGATTTCGAAGTCCGGAAGCGGGTGGAACAGGTCGATGCCCGGATGTGCCGCAGAGCCCGCCCCTTCGCTGAACGTAAAAAATGCCAGCAGGCCCGGCTTAACCTTCCGCTTCTTCCCACCACCACCATCGGATCCTTCCCCCAGACCAAGGAAATCCGGAACATCCGGAAAGCATTCCGCAACGGCGATTGTGACCAATCCGCCTACACACAGGCCATGCAGCAGGAAATCTGTTCCGTTATCCAGGAGCAGGAACTGGCCGGACTCGATGTACTGGTTCACGGAGAACCGGAACGGAATGACATGGTGGAATATTTCGGTCAGCAGATGAACGGCTTCTGCTTTTCGCAATACGGCTGGGTTCAGAGTTACGGCAGCCGATGCGTTAAACCGCCGATTATCTACGGTGATGTCTCCCGCCCCGCCCCCATGACCCTGGACTGGATTCAATATGCCCAGAGTCAGACCGAAAAACCGCTCAAAGGTATGCTGACCGGACCGGTTACCATGCTCTGCTGGAGCTTTGTACGCGACGATCTGCCCCGGGCCGCAGTCTGTCGCCAAATCGCTCTGGCTATCAGAGACGAGGTTCTGGATCTGGAAAAAGCCGGAATCGGCATGATTCAGATCGATGAAGCCGCCTTTCGCGAAGGACTTCCCATCCGCAAAGATGAACAGGAGGAATATCTGAACTGGGCGGTTGAAAATTTCCGGCTGGCCACATCAGGCGTGCGCGACGAAACCCAGATCCACACCCATATGTGCTACAGCGAATTCAATACCATCCTGCAGGAGATTGCCGCAATGGATGCCGACGTCATCAGCATCGAAGCCAGCCGCAGTGATATGGAACTGCTGCAGGCTTTTGAAACGTTCCACTATCCCAACGACATCGGTCCCGGGGTCTGGGATATTCATTCCCCGCGCGTACCTTCCGTCACTGAAATCAGAACGCTGATCGAAAATGCCCTGAAAGTGATTCCTAAAGAACAGCTCTGGATTAATCCTGACTGCGGACTGAAAACCAGGGGATGGCCCGAAACCCGGCAGGCACTCAGGAATATGGTAGAAGCAACAACCGCAGTACGTAAGATCCTGCAATAA
- a CDS encoding TIGR00282 family metallophosphoesterase, producing the protein MNVLLVGDIVGKPGRNAFTQVAAQLRNEGRVDFVIANGENAASGRGPTPDIAHAILDAGADVMILGDHAWDSRDMVAGIDMEERIIRPANFPKSAPGKGWVRVETPEGPLVVLQLVCRVFMQPGYDCPFQTVDRLLKGQLSSDKVIFVDFHGEASSERMAMGRFLDGRVTSVTGTHTHCQTSDNRIFPNGTAYMTDLGMTGPQDSVLGREVEPVIKKFLTGVPQKFDVAKGDPALEGAIVDVDMKTGKANSIERIRISL; encoded by the coding sequence ATGAATGTTTTACTGGTTGGAGATATCGTCGGGAAGCCGGGACGGAACGCATTCACCCAGGTGGCCGCACAGCTCAGAAATGAGGGGCGGGTGGATTTCGTTATCGCCAACGGCGAGAATGCCGCGTCGGGCCGCGGTCCGACCCCCGATATCGCCCATGCCATTCTGGATGCCGGTGCCGATGTGATGATTCTGGGCGATCATGCCTGGGACAGCAGAGATATGGTTGCCGGGATTGATATGGAGGAGCGGATTATCCGCCCGGCTAACTTTCCGAAAAGTGCGCCGGGCAAAGGCTGGGTTCGGGTTGAAACTCCGGAGGGTCCGCTGGTTGTGCTGCAGCTGGTCTGCCGTGTCTTTATGCAGCCGGGCTATGACTGCCCGTTTCAGACCGTCGACCGTCTGTTAAAGGGTCAGCTCAGTTCCGATAAAGTGATTTTTGTGGATTTTCATGGGGAAGCCTCTTCGGAACGTATGGCGATGGGCCGTTTTCTGGATGGTCGTGTGACGTCCGTTACCGGAACACATACACATTGCCAGACGTCGGATAACCGCATTTTCCCGAATGGGACAGCGTATATGACCGATCTGGGCATGACCGGTCCTCAGGATTCGGTGCTGGGCCGTGAGGTTGAGCCCGTCATAAAAAAATTCCTTACCGGAGTGCCGCAGAAATTCGATGTTGCCAAAGGCGACCCGGCACTTGAAGGGGCCATTGTGGATGTCGATATGAAAACCGGTAAAGCCAATTCCATCGAACGCATACGAATCTCCCTCTGA
- a CDS encoding ribonucleotide-diphosphate reductase subunit beta — protein MAFSTFRQHKNNALEEPMFLGNSVNVSRFDQQRHPIFESIIEKQLSFFWRPEEVDISKDRADWQSLTDSERHIFISNLKYQTLLDSVAARSVNVCLLPLVSLPELETWVETWAFAETIHSRSYTHILRNLFSDPSGVFEDIVVNENIVERAKDITRHFDEIILMSHIYHSQGEGTFSVEGRTIHVTKRELKKRLYLAICAINSLEAIRFYVSFACSFAFSERELLEGNAKIIKLIARDEALHLTGTQHILNLWADGRDDPEMADIAAELHDAGRSLFLDVVDQEKAWADYLFKDGSMIGMNADILKQYVEYISNQRMLAIGYDAPFDIKTNPLPWMNAYLVSDNVQVAPQEAEISSYLVGQVDSAVDSSDFDGFEL, from the coding sequence ATGGCCTTTTCAACATTCCGACAACATAAGAATAATGCACTGGAAGAGCCGATGTTTCTGGGTAACAGTGTGAATGTTTCGCGCTTCGACCAGCAACGCCATCCCATCTTTGAAAGTATCATCGAAAAACAGCTGTCCTTTTTCTGGCGGCCGGAAGAGGTGGATATTTCGAAGGACCGTGCTGACTGGCAGTCGCTGACGGATTCCGAGCGGCACATTTTTATTTCCAACCTGAAATATCAGACGCTGCTCGATTCCGTGGCCGCGCGGTCGGTGAATGTCTGCCTGCTGCCGCTGGTCTCGCTGCCCGAGCTGGAGACGTGGGTGGAAACCTGGGCCTTTGCGGAAACCATTCACTCCCGCTCCTATACGCATATTCTGCGGAATCTTTTTTCCGATCCCAGCGGGGTTTTTGAGGATATTGTCGTAAACGAGAATATTGTGGAGCGGGCCAAAGATATCACCCGCCATTTTGATGAAATCATTCTGATGTCGCATATCTATCATTCGCAGGGTGAAGGAACGTTTTCGGTTGAGGGCCGGACCATTCATGTGACAAAGCGTGAACTGAAAAAACGCCTTTATCTGGCGATCTGCGCCATCAACTCGCTGGAAGCCATCCGGTTCTATGTGTCTTTTGCCTGTTCCTTTGCTTTTTCCGAGCGTGAGCTGCTCGAAGGAAATGCAAAAATCATCAAACTGATTGCCCGCGATGAAGCGCTGCATCTGACCGGCACCCAGCACATACTGAATCTCTGGGCCGACGGCCGCGATGATCCCGAAATGGCGGATATTGCCGCAGAACTGCATGATGCCGGCCGGTCCCTGTTTCTCGATGTGGTGGATCAGGAAAAAGCCTGGGCCGATTATCTTTTCAAAGACGGTTCCATGATCGGTATGAATGCGGATATCCTGAAACAGTATGTTGAATATATCAGCAACCAGCGCATGCTGGCCATCGGGTATGATGCACCGTTCGATATCAAAACCAATCCGCTACCGTGGATGAATGCCTATCTGGTCAGCGACAATGTTCAGGTGGCCCCGCAGGAAGCGGAGATTTCGTCCTACCTTGTGGGACAGGTGGATTCCGCGGTTGACAGTTCTGATTTTGATGGTTTTGAGCTGTAA
- a CDS encoding 2Fe-2S iron-sulfur cluster binding domain-containing protein: MPHLIHVDEKLKPFVYEEADELNVLDCLEKRGLEMHSHCRAGICGTCRVKLLRGVVKYPAGPPLAYVREGEILPCCCEPVTDIEIKTY; the protein is encoded by the coding sequence ATGCCGCACCTGATTCATGTGGATGAAAAACTGAAGCCGTTTGTCTATGAGGAGGCGGATGAGCTCAATGTACTTGACTGTCTTGAAAAGCGGGGGCTTGAAATGCACAGCCATTGCCGGGCCGGAATTTGCGGAACCTGCCGGGTCAAGCTGCTGCGCGGTGTGGTGAAATATCCGGCCGGGCCGCCGCTCGCCTATGTCCGTGAGGGTGAGATTCTTCCGTGCTGCTGCGAACCGGTGACCGATATCGAAATTAAAACCTACTGA